The Haloferax volcanii DS2 DNA segment CGGTCGAGACCTCGCTGCCGAGACTCCGGAAGCCGGCGAAGTACTTCGGCGAGACGGGCACGTCTTCCTGCGTGACACCCTCGGGGAGGTCGGTGTCGCTCGTCGGGACGTAGCCGTCCTCGGGGTAGTTCTCGACGGTGTCCGGGACCGCGAAGTACCAGAAGGCGTCCCAGACGGCGCTCTCTTCGAACTGGAGGATGGGTTGAATGCGGTCGTGCGGGGGGTAGATGTCGGGGTCGTGACGGGGGCTGAAGAACGTCTCGTCGGCGCGGGCCTCCTGTTCGTCCCAGCGGACGCCGGAGATGACGCCGTCGATGTCGTGTTCTTCGAGGGTGTCGTTGAGCGCGACAGTCTTCAGCAGGTGGTTGCCGACGTAGGTGTCGAGCAGGAAGGGGAACGTGTCTTCCTCGTATTCGAGAATCTCGCGGACGTGGTGCTGGTTGTGCTCGGAGAGTTCGGACACCGGGATGTCGTCGCCGGGTTCGAGGCCGTTCTCGTCGACGTACGCGCCGACGTCCTCGTTGCGCGCCCAGATGACGTCGAGGTCCCACTCCTCGGCCCAGTGCTCGACGAAGTCCATGATCTCGTCGAAGTGCTGGTAGTGGTCGATGAACACCGCCGGCGGCACTTCGAGGTCGTAGCGCTCTGCGACCTCCTTGATGAAGTAGAGCGTGAGCGTCGAGTCCTTCCCGCCGGTCCACATCACGGCGGGGTTCTCGTACTGTTCGAGACCCTGCTTCGTGACCTCGATGGCCTTCTCGATTTTGTCCTCGATACTCGGGTAGTCCTCCGGCGTCTCACCTTCGCCGTCGGTGTAGTCGACGTCGAGGTAGTCCGGGAAGGATTCGGCTTCCGACATGATGTGTAATTACATCTAATTAGGCGGTGTAAATGCTTTTTGCCCGAGGCGTAGTGTGACGCGTGATACCGCCGAGCACGATTTGGGCCGCTAGCTCACGCGGTCCGGCGGTGACGGGATGAGGAGATACGACGCGTTTAGGAGATGAACTTGTTGTCGCGCCAGTTGATTCCGCTGTCCGAGGAACCGTTCTGCTGGGGGTTCTCGACGACTTCGACGGAGGCGGCACGCACCTCGCCTTCGACGATGCGCGTCGCCTGCAGTTCGTCGCTTTCCTCGGTGATGGCGGTCAGCGTCCCCTTCTCCGAGAGCATCGCAATCTCGCGGAGGACGAGGAACATCGGGTACTGAAGCGCCGTGTTCTGGAGCACGGTTTCGAGGTCGCCTTTGAAGCAGGCGAACTCGACGAGTTCGGAGGGAATCTCCTCTTCTTCTTCGTCTCCCCAGTTGGGCGCGCCCGCTCGGGGCGGCTCTTCTTCGTAGACGCGATTTTCCGTCACGCTCGCTTTCAACTGGGCCGTCGGCGTGTACTTGCTGAGGTTGTCGTCGGCGGAGACGGCTTTGATGATGAGAGTGTTGTTTCGGCGGGTGATGTCTACGTTCTCGACCTCAGGCGGCAGTTCTGGGTCGTTTTCGAAGTAGTCCATCACGTCTTCGAGTGGCAGTTCCAACGTCGAATGGAGTCGATATACGCGGCCTGACATTGTTGGCTTCGGTATCGACGAGAGCCACGGTGCGAGCGCACCCGGATGGCGATACCTGTGTTCATGTACGAGTTCGAGGCTTATATGGCCTCCCCTTCTCGGTAGGCGAGAGCAACAAAGTCGGCGTCGGGCCGCTGTCCGGCGGTCTGTCGGGGTCGCTCCCGGGGTCAGTTCGCGCCGGTCAGCGTCGCTTCGAGGTCGCCGCGCTCGTCGAGTTCTTCGAGGATGTCGCTGCCGCCGACGAACTCGCCGTCGACGAACGTCTGGGGGATGGTCTCCCAGTCGCTTTTCTCCTTGAGCGCCTCGCGGTAGTGCGGGAGCGCGGGCAGCACGTCGACGGTTTCGAACTCGTCGACGTACTGGGAGATGAGGTCGACCGCCTTCGCGGAGTAGCCGCACTGCGGCATCAGGCGGTTGCCCTTCATGAACAGGACGACGCGGTTGTCAGCGACGGCCTCGTCGACGCGGGTCTGCACTTCTTCGGGGTCCAAACTCTCCGGTTGGAACGTCATGCACCCAGATAACGGCCGGGCGGACAAAGGAGTTGCGTCGCGGTCAATCCGGAACCGACGAACCGTCCCGACCGAGCCGACGCTTACTGCTCGCCGACGCGGACGACGTTGATGAGGGAGTGGACGGGGACGCCGTCGATTTCCTCGACGCCCTGTTTGTCGACGATGACCACGCACGCGAGGGGTTCGCCGCCCTCCGAGCGGATGGCGTCGATGGTCTCGCGGAGCGTCGTACCGCTCGTCACCGTGTCGTCGACGATGAAGCAGTCGCGGCCCTCGACGGGCGAGAAGTTCCGGGAGAAGCCGCCGCCGAGGTCTTCGAGGTCGCCTTCGTCCCACTGGTGTTTCGCGGGCGAGTACGCGCCGAGCGTCGTTTCGAGTTCGCGCGAGACGGAGGTCGCAAGCGGGACGCCCGCTTTCTCGATGCCGACGGTCACGTCGGCCTCGCCGTTCGTCTCCATGAGGAGGTCGGCGAGCGCGCGCCCGACGTAGGTGAGGCGCTTGCCGCCGCTCCCGATGGCGTTCCAGTCGACGTGGATGTCGTCGGGGC contains these protein-coding regions:
- a CDS encoding phosphoadenosine phosphosulfate reductase family protein — translated: MSEAESFPDYLDVDYTDGEGETPEDYPSIEDKIEKAIEVTKQGLEQYENPAVMWTGGKDSTLTLYFIKEVAERYDLEVPPAVFIDHYQHFDEIMDFVEHWAEEWDLDVIWARNEDVGAYVDENGLEPGDDIPVSELSEHNQHHVREILEYEEDTFPFLLDTYVGNHLLKTVALNDTLEEHDIDGVISGVRWDEQEARADETFFSPRHDPDIYPPHDRIQPILQFEESAVWDAFWYFAVPDTVENYPEDGYVPTSDTDLPEGVTQEDVPVSPKYFAGFRSLGSEVSTDKSAEEPAWLQDMENTTERAGRAQDKEDLMERLRDLGYM
- a CDS encoding DUF7110 family protein, which gives rise to MSGRVYRLHSTLELPLEDVMDYFENDPELPPEVENVDITRRNNTLIIKAVSADDNLSKYTPTAQLKASVTENRVYEEEPPRAGAPNWGDEEEEEIPSELVEFACFKGDLETVLQNTALQYPMFLVLREIAMLSEKGTLTAITEESDELQATRIVEGEVRAASVEVVENPQQNGSSDSGINWRDNKFIS
- a CDS encoding glutaredoxin family protein, with translation MTFQPESLDPEEVQTRVDEAVADNRVVLFMKGNRLMPQCGYSAKAVDLISQYVDEFETVDVLPALPHYREALKEKSDWETIPQTFVDGEFVGGSDILEELDERGDLEATLTGAN
- the gfcR gene encoding transcriptional regulator GfcR, which encodes MKNVDDLIASAAELADRGLSKGEIADELNVSRETASWLVERSGAATEPEPRAEPEGPDDIHVDWNAIGSGGKRLTYVGRALADLLMETNGEADVTVGIEKAGVPLATSVSRELETTLGAYSPAKHQWDEGDLEDLGGGFSRNFSPVEGRDCFIVDDTVTSGTTLRETIDAIRSEGGEPLACVVIVDKQGVEEIDGVPVHSLINVVRVGEQ